In the Mycolicibacter minnesotensis genome, CTCAACGTCGACGGGCACACCATCCACCGGCTGTTCGGATTTCGGCCCACCACGACGCTGGCCGATGTCCTCGGCGGCCAATACCGGCCCGGTCGGTTCACCACGACCCTCGCCAAGCTGCAGACCCTCATCATCGACGAGGCGTCGATGGTGCGCGCCGACGTGTTCGACATGATCGCGGCGGCATTGCAGCGCTTCGGTCCGCAACCCGGCACACCGTTCGGTGGTGTCCAGGTGGTGCTGGTGGGCGACCTGTATCAGCTGCCGCCGGTGGTCGCCGAGGGGGAGCGGCACTACTTCGCGACGAGCTATGACACCCCGTACTTCTTTTCGGCGAACACGTTTCGCCGGGACGATTTCCCGAGCGTGTCGCTGACCACGGTGTTCCGCCAGCTCGGCGACGACCGGATGACCGCGATTCTCAACGAGATTCGTGAAGGAGTGTTGCTCGGACACGCCAAGCAGCAACTGGATGCCCGGGTGGACCCCGAGTTCGTGCCGCCCGACGGCGAGTTCTGGCTGACACTGGCGCCCACCAACAGGCTGGTGACTGCGCGCAACCGCCAGCAGCTCGAGCGGTTGCCCGGCGAGGAGATGGTGCACCGAGCGACCGAATCCGGTGACCTGTCCCTGTTCGACAAGCCCCTGGACGACGACCTGCGGTTCAAGGTCGGCGCCCAGGTGATGATGCTCAACAACGATCAGGCCGAACGGTGGGTGAACGGCTCGATCGGGCGTGTTCTGGGAGTGGGCTATGACCGCTACGGGGCGGTGGTCGAAGTCGAGTTCCCCAACGGTGACATCGCCGCGGTGACCCCGTTCACCTGGGAGGCCACCCGCCCGATGGTCGAGGGGTCAACCCTGCAGCGCGAGGTCGTCGGCACGTTCACCCAGTTGCCGTTCAAACTGGCCTGGGCCATCACCATTCACAAGAGCCAGGGCCAGACCCTGGACAGGTTGGTGGTGGATCTGTCCGGGGGCATGTTCTCCACCGGCCAGCTGTATGTGGCGCTGAGCCGCTGCACGTCCCTGGCGGGTCTGGTGCTCAAACGCCCTGTGCTGCCTAAGGATCTGAAGGTCGACCGCCGGATCGCCCGGTTCCTGCGTGCCGCATCTGCCGGTGATCATTCCCGCCGATACTGCGCGATCGGACTGCTCACCGTCGGTGAGGAGGGCCGGATGTCGCGGCCGCGGCCGGTGGAGCTGGCGGTGGCATTCGACGACGGTACTGCCCTCTCGACCCTGATCAACCCGCAGCGGGATCTGGCCGATGCGCGCCAGGCGTATGGGATCGGGGTGGCCGACGTGCTGCTGGCGCCCACGCTGGCGCAGGCCTGGGCCGTGATCGCGCCGATGCTGGCCGGCTGCACCCCGGTGGGCCCCAACGTGGATGAGACGCTCGGGCTGATCGACTACGAACTCAAGCGCCTAGGCCAGGTGGTTCCGATGCCCCTGGGTCTGCAGCGCCGGGGGCGGGGCGCGACCGCGGCCACCGCCCTGCAGCGTGCCCGGGCCGCGCTGGAACGCCTCGACGCCGTCGACCTGGATGCCGGCTCGTCGCCGTTTGATGACCCCGAGCAGACCGGCGAGCTGGCGGGCATCCTGCTCAGTCGCGATCCCGACGTCACCACCCCAGCCGCAGAACATCTTCCGGCCCTGTCCGCGTTGCTCCGCGTCAGCCG is a window encoding:
- a CDS encoding AAA family ATPase; its protein translation is MEAASKTIVLTEEFQQALGLLEAGRHLFLTGKAGTGKSTLIRHFLATTDRNVVVVAPTGIAALNVDGHTIHRLFGFRPTTTLADVLGGQYRPGRFTTTLAKLQTLIIDEASMVRADVFDMIAAALQRFGPQPGTPFGGVQVVLVGDLYQLPPVVAEGERHYFATSYDTPYFFSANTFRRDDFPSVSLTTVFRQLGDDRMTAILNEIREGVLLGHAKQQLDARVDPEFVPPDGEFWLTLAPTNRLVTARNRQQLERLPGEEMVHRATESGDLSLFDKPLDDDLRFKVGAQVMMLNNDQAERWVNGSIGRVLGVGYDRYGAVVEVEFPNGDIAAVTPFTWEATRPMVEGSTLQREVVGTFTQLPFKLAWAITIHKSQGQTLDRLVVDLSGGMFSTGQLYVALSRCTSLAGLVLKRPVLPKDLKVDRRIARFLRAASAGDHSRRYCAIGLLTVGEEGRMSRPRPVELAVAFDDGTALSTLINPQRDLADARQAYGIGVADVLLAPTLAQAWAVIAPMLAGCTPVGPNVDETLGLIDYELKRLGQVVPMPLGLQRRGRGATAATALQRARAALERLDAVDLDAGSSPFDDPEQTGELAGILLSRDPDVTTPAAEHLPALSALLRVSRDLGAILLGVAAADQVSVAGESSWEQAARQGAADQLLVAAGQAQLPEVVLGRLRAALGALGAGDLVAGLECSPMAGAIDAVLVPGARICFTGTAVDDCGRIVERDEMERRATAAGLAPVRSVTKTRCEVLVIAEAGTQSGKARKAQEYGKPVYTADEFLDWLAHQ